Below is a window of Acidobacteriota bacterium DNA.
GGATGTTGGCTGTCGGACGGGAAAATCGCGAAAACAGCATTCCGGTAATTAACGCGAATGCCAGCAGCCCAAACAACGCTTCGAAAGTCACGATCAAATTGGCGGCAATTCCGACCGGCGTAATGTTGCCGTACCCGATGGTTGCCATGGTGTGGACGCTGAAAAAGAACGCTTCCCAAAACCGATTTCCGATGTGCAGGTTTTCGGGAACCATCAACGATCCCTCACCGCATGCCAAATAAGCAAAGGCAAAGATGGAATTTGCAATCAAATAGCCAATGACAACGAAGCCAAAAAACTTCGGCCAGGAAAGTTGCAGCAATGATTGATATAGGCTGAACGCCGCCAGCGGGTTCAAGCCCGTGCGCGCAACGTTGAAACTGCCGTCGCGATTCAGCAACCGACGGCGACTTTCTCCCGCGACTTTCGCGCCAAAGCCTAAATCACGATTTTCATCTTCGCGGATAACAACGGGTTTGTTTTCGATGTTCGTCATAGCGTTTTGAGGCCAATCAGTGGACGTTGAGCAGCCATTTTTCATGGTGCTGCGGATCAACTGTGGCGACGGCTTCGATTTCAATCTGAAAGCCGTAATGCAATTCCTTGACGGGAACGATGGCTCGCGCCGGACGATGTTCTCCAAATACACGCGCGTAAACTTCGTTCACGCGGCTCCATAACCCGATGTCGGAAACGTACACAGTGGTTTTCAATACGCGGCTCAGATCGCTGCCTGCGGCCAACAGGATTTCCCGGATGTTGAACAGAACTTGTTCGGTTTGCTCTTCGATGGAGCCAAGTTTCTTTTCGCCGGTTTTCGCATCAATGGGCAATTGCCCGGCAACGTACACAACGCCGTGATGCACCGTGGCCTGAGAATAATGTCCGCCCGGTTGCGGAGCATTTGGTGTCAAAATGTATCTCATTTCCATAACGATCACCTCTGGTTGTAAAGATCCAACACCCATTCGGGTGGTTCAGGATCGTCTTTGAAACTGATGGTTTGTCCCAGGCTTTTTGACCAGCGCCAGAGCCAGGTCGGCCCACGATCGTTGACCAATGTGTCTTTGGTTTGATAGGCCGGATCGCGCATTGCTTCATCGAGTGTAATGAAGCGATAGCCGCGCGTTTCGTACCGACGCAGCATTTCGTCCAGACAATCGGCGTTCAGATCGTTGGCGTGGAGCAGCAAAACCTGCGGAATCTCTCGGCCAAAAATCTGCGGAGAAATCTGTTCGGCAAATCCGGTCGCGGCGAAGGTGAAGTCCAGATATGCTTCGCGCAAGCGCTTCGCCAGGGCTTCGTCCTTCTTGAGCCTGGCGTGAGCGTAACCGACGTTATAGATGAAGTCGCTGTTTTCGATGGTGTGCGGCGTTACTTTATACCCGCGCGCAGCCAGGAATTTTTCAATCGCTTCTTTCTTTTCTTTGGTGTTGCCAGTGTGCGTCATCGGATGGCGAAAATAGAGTTGGTATGGTTTGCGCGATTCCATCAGCTTGCGCGTAAGAACGTCGCCTTTGGCGATTTCTTCCTGGAATCGTTCGACGGTCATCCGATTGAAATCCGGATGCGAGTATGTGTGATTGCCCAAAATCGCCTGGGCGTCCACCCATTGTTTGAGCAGCGCGGTTCGCGCTTCCAGTTCGCCCGCCGCATGTAACTTCCCTTCGTTGACGAACCCAACTGAGGGAGCGCGATGCGATTTCAGAATACGCAGTAATTCCGAGGTAACGCGTTGGGCATTCGGAAGGTAGCTTCCCCCAGCCGGATTGACATACGGCAAATCGTCAAAGGTCAGCGCAATCGTTCGACCTGTGGGCAGTGGCTGATTAGGCCGCGCCATCGTTAAGGCACAAACACAAAGCAGGGTTGATAACGAAATCAAAGTGATCTTGTTCATTGATTGCCTCAGGGTTAAAACAAATCTGTTTGGGATTGAACAGGAAGGATTGTAAACAAGACGATGCAGAAATTCCTATAGAGCGCCAATGCCATAAACTTTGGCTATGCCGGTTGGTCGTTGCGCAAATCGGCGGCTTTCAATTCCTTGCGGCTGCATTGCCGTTTGTTGGTCACGCGCCAGGTTGTTTGGCCCTCTTCCACAAAAGTCATTTTCACTTCTTCCTCAGGAGGGCGTTGCGAGCGGTTGTAACGTTCAAGGTCGGCAAAGTACCAAATGCCACTGAGTTTGACGTAATGCCGGTTGCCGCTGATCGGCACGCGCCATCCGGTTTGACGTTTCCGCTCAGCGCGTTTCTCGGCCAGAGATTTGTGCCAAATGCTTTTCGCATCGCTCCAACACAGCAATCCCGTTCGCGGATGAACATACAACCCGGACACCCGTTCGATTCGGCGATAGCCAAACCTGTAAATTTTTCCGTCTTCACCGACGAAGCAATCCTGTTCCACTTCCCATTTCACGTGGTCGAAGATGTGAATGCCGGTCGTTTTGCGCTTATCCAGATGCTGGGCCAGTTCGCTGTAAACCTTATCCCACGGTTTGCCGACGTTTCTGCGCAAATACCTTCGCAATGGGCCGAGCAAATCCGAAAAAGATTTGGTTTCCTGATTTCCGGACGAACGAACGTGTTTGTTGCGCGATCCGGAAACGCGTTTTGGCAAATCGCCATAATCCGCCGATTCATCGTAGCGTTTGATGCGCCGCGCAGTTTTGCCGCTTTTGAGGCTATGTCCGCGCCGAGGGCGTTCAACCACCACTTTGGACATATCATTTCGCATACATTCTGCTTTCTTTGTAGCGCAGGTTTTCCAAGCT
It encodes the following:
- a CDS encoding RidA family protein is translated as MRYILTPNAPQPGGHYSQATVHHGVVYVAGQLPIDAKTGEKKLGSIEEQTEQVLFNIREILLAAGSDLSRVLKTTVYVSDIGLWSRVNEVYARVFGEHRPARAIVPVKELHYGFQIEIEAVATVDPQHHEKWLLNVH
- a CDS encoding polysaccharide deacetylase family protein gives rise to the protein MNKITLISLSTLLCVCALTMARPNQPLPTGRTIALTFDDLPYVNPAGGSYLPNAQRVTSELLRILKSHRAPSVGFVNEGKLHAAGELEARTALLKQWVDAQAILGNHTYSHPDFNRMTVERFQEEIAKGDVLTRKLMESRKPYQLYFRHPMTHTGNTKEKKEAIEKFLAARGYKVTPHTIENSDFIYNVGYAHARLKKDEALAKRLREAYLDFTFAATGFAEQISPQIFGREIPQVLLLHANDLNADCLDEMLRRYETRGYRFITLDEAMRDPAYQTKDTLVNDRGPTWLWRWSKSLGQTISFKDDPEPPEWVLDLYNQR